A region from the Bradyrhizobium erythrophlei genome encodes:
- the tig gene encoding trigger factor: protein MQVTETLVEGLKHEFRISVPASDLDAKADARLVDLKDKVRLNGFRPGKVPVSHLKKVYGRSVMAETIDQTIRDTNSQIFTERGFRLATEPKITMPTEEKAVENILAGKSDLTYTVSIEVVPAIALADFKSFTVEKPVADVTEADVDQAIKRIADGNRSYAAKGEGAKAESWDRVTISFKGTIDGVPFDGGTGENIQVTIGSNTFIPGFEEQLTGIAQGETRTLKVSFPKNYASEKLAGQPAEFETTATLVEAPQETKIDDEFAKALGLESLDKLKEAARERLTAEFAGATRQRVKRMLLDRLDEAHRFEAPPSLVEEEFNLMWNSIKAEMESSGKTFADEDTTEEAAKEEYHKIADRRVRLGLVLSEIGEKNKITVTDDEVGRAVIERARQMPGREKEVWDYYRNNANALAQLRAPIYEDKVVDFILELANVTEKKVAREELYRDEEVEKSAA from the coding sequence ATGCAGGTCACAGAAACCCTCGTCGAGGGATTGAAACACGAATTCCGGATCAGCGTTCCCGCATCGGACCTCGATGCCAAGGCGGATGCCCGTCTGGTCGATCTCAAGGACAAGGTCCGTCTCAACGGCTTCCGTCCGGGCAAGGTCCCAGTGAGCCACCTCAAGAAGGTCTATGGCCGTTCGGTGATGGCCGAGACCATCGACCAGACCATCCGCGATACCAATTCGCAGATCTTCACCGAGCGCGGCTTCCGGCTCGCGACCGAGCCCAAAATCACCATGCCGACGGAAGAAAAAGCCGTCGAGAATATCCTCGCCGGAAAATCCGATCTCACCTATACGGTCTCGATCGAGGTCGTGCCGGCGATTGCGCTTGCCGACTTCAAGAGCTTTACCGTCGAGAAGCCGGTCGCCGATGTGACCGAGGCCGATGTCGATCAAGCCATCAAGCGGATCGCCGATGGCAACAGGTCTTATGCCGCGAAGGGCGAGGGCGCCAAGGCCGAGAGCTGGGATCGGGTTACGATCTCGTTCAAGGGCACCATCGACGGCGTGCCGTTTGACGGCGGCACCGGCGAGAACATCCAGGTCACCATCGGCTCCAACACCTTCATTCCCGGCTTCGAGGAACAGCTGACCGGTATCGCCCAGGGCGAAACCCGCACCCTGAAGGTTTCCTTCCCGAAGAACTACGCCAGCGAGAAACTCGCCGGCCAGCCGGCCGAGTTCGAGACCACCGCGACCCTGGTCGAAGCGCCGCAGGAGACCAAGATCGACGACGAGTTCGCCAAGGCGCTCGGGCTGGAATCGCTCGACAAGCTGAAGGAAGCCGCGCGCGAGCGGCTGACGGCGGAATTCGCCGGCGCGACCCGCCAGCGCGTCAAGCGCATGTTGCTCGACCGTCTCGACGAGGCCCACCGCTTCGAGGCGCCGCCGTCGCTGGTCGAGGAAGAATTCAATCTGATGTGGAACTCGATCAAGGCCGAGATGGAGTCGAGCGGCAAGACCTTCGCCGACGAAGACACCACGGAAGAGGCGGCGAAGGAAGAATACCACAAGATCGCCGACCGAAGGGTGAGGCTCGGCCTCGTGCTGTCGGAGATCGGCGAGAAGAACAAGATTACGGTCACCGACGACGAAGTCGGCCGCGCGGTGATCGAACGCGCGCGCCAGATGCCCGGTCGCGAGAAAGAGGTCTGGGACTACTACCGCAACAATGCCAATGCGCTGGCCCAGCTTCGCGCTCCGATCTATGAAGACAAGGTAGTCGATTTCATCCTTGAACTCGCCAACGTGACTGAGAAGAAGGTGGCCCGCGAGGAACTCTACAGGGACGAGGAGGTCGAGAAGAGCGCCGCCTGA
- a CDS encoding multicopper oxidase family protein, protein MRRAYNMGQPVRSKKMADSDLPGGTCTNWTYPAENGRINLMADRIFRLDRRELLTGLGIAALGASLPDIATAQGRLSLKLQAKAGSLALRAGQSETLIWSLQGSPPDPPLRFRRGDELELTLQNDLPVPAVLNWRGLDGVVAAEPLAARPPLASAAKESLVIPWRHAGTLLCDLSLLGGGAARPSRGLPVIVAESEPVAVDRDEMFLIEDWRLRPDGIAIAPGVEPTDTTPLYTVNGLQTPDIAMRARERLRFRFVNGCQRTVIAVKMDGYEVRVMALDSQPAEPFPARNSAIVLAPGGRADAFVDAGETPGTTSPVLLHDGKEARPIARLIVSSEPALRAAALPAAPALPSNGLPAELDLRSAQRFEVTLGGPQGDWVRPADFAGSAAPAFAARAGRTVVLALTNRGVIPTVFHLHGHHFRLLDRLDDGWKPFWLDTLAIDAGQTQRVAFAAEHAGRWLIEVVATDWAAARLVRWYNVA, encoded by the coding sequence TTGCGGCGGGCTTATAACATGGGCCAACCTGTTCGCAGCAAAAAAATGGCCGATTCAGACCTCCCGGGAGGTACCTGCACCAACTGGACATATCCAGCGGAAAATGGCCGCATCAACCTCATGGCAGATCGAATCTTCCGGTTAGACCGGCGCGAGCTTTTGACCGGGTTGGGCATTGCAGCCCTTGGTGCGTCCCTGCCGGATATCGCGACCGCTCAAGGCCGCCTGTCGCTGAAGCTGCAGGCCAAGGCAGGCAGTCTCGCCCTGCGTGCGGGCCAATCGGAAACCTTGATATGGTCGCTCCAGGGCTCGCCGCCAGACCCCCCTTTGCGTTTCCGGCGCGGCGACGAGCTTGAACTCACCCTCCAGAACGACCTGCCAGTACCGGCGGTGCTGAACTGGCGCGGGCTCGACGGGGTCGTGGCCGCCGAACCGCTTGCGGCGCGGCCGCCGCTGGCGTCGGCGGCAAAGGAAAGCCTAGTGATTCCATGGCGTCATGCCGGCACGCTCCTGTGTGACCTCAGCTTGCTGGGTGGAGGGGCGGCGCGGCCCAGCCGGGGATTGCCGGTGATCGTAGCCGAGAGTGAACCGGTCGCCGTCGACCGCGACGAGATGTTCCTGATCGAGGATTGGCGGCTGCGCCCGGACGGGATCGCGATCGCGCCCGGCGTCGAACCGACGGACACGACGCCGCTTTACACCGTCAATGGGCTGCAGACGCCGGATATCGCGATGCGCGCCCGCGAACGGCTGCGATTCCGCTTCGTCAATGGCTGCCAACGGACTGTCATTGCGGTCAAAATGGACGGGTATGAGGTCCGGGTGATGGCCCTGGATAGCCAGCCGGCTGAGCCGTTCCCGGCGCGGAACAGCGCGATCGTGCTGGCGCCGGGAGGTCGGGCCGACGCGTTCGTCGACGCTGGCGAAACGCCCGGTACTACCTCACCTGTCCTCTTGCACGACGGCAAGGAGGCCCGGCCGATCGCCCGCCTAATCGTTTCCAGCGAGCCGGCCCTGCGGGCCGCCGCCCTCCCCGCCGCGCCGGCGCTGCCATCCAATGGCTTGCCGGCCGAGCTTGACCTCAGGAGCGCCCAACGTTTTGAAGTGACGCTCGGCGGCCCGCAGGGCGACTGGGTGCGGCCTGCGGATTTTGCCGGATCGGCGGCGCCGGCGTTCGCTGCCAGGGCCGGCCGCACCGTGGTGCTCGCCCTGACCAATCGCGGCGTCATCCCGACCGTATTCCATCTCCATGGCCATCACTTCCGCCTGCTGGACCGACTCGACGACGGCTGGAAGCCGTTCTGGCTGGATACACTGGCGATCGATGCCGGGCAGACGCAGCGGGTCGCCTTCGCCGCCGAGCACGCCGGCCGCTGGCTGATCGAGGTTGTCGCCACCGACTGGGCGGCGGCGCGCCTCGTGCGATGGTACAATGTCGCGTGA
- a CDS encoding NAD(P)H-hydrate dehydratase encodes MEVLTTAEMERADRLTIAAGTPGFALMLSAGQVVAEAAMELVEEGPILVVAGPGNNGGDGFVAAAELSARGREVSVMLLCERESLQGDAASAAKGWKHPLLPFNPQAIGKPALIIDALFGAGLDRPVKGEAHDVIEAINANGAPVLAVDLPSGINGTSGSVMGIAVRAAETVTFFRRKPAHLLLPGRVHCGRVRVADIGIDLAVLAEIAPRTFENIPDTWRESFPVPKIEGHKYARGHTVVVSGDIAATGAARMSARGALRAGAGLVTLASPRDALTVNAAALTAVMVRPIDTTIEFAELLTDKRLNACVIGPGAGPGERTRDFVLTALTAQRGLVLDADALTSFAEAPEHLFEAIKASHDPQVVLTPHEGEFPRLFSDISNKHPLRSKLERVRAAAERAGSVVLLKGPDTVVASPDGRATIAANAPPWLATAGAGDVLSGMIAGLLAQGVPAFEAASIGVWMHGEAAREAGPGLIAEDLPETLPAVFRSLYDAFGIEY; translated from the coding sequence ATGGAAGTTCTCACAACGGCTGAAATGGAACGTGCCGATCGGCTCACCATTGCTGCGGGCACGCCCGGCTTCGCTCTGATGCTGAGTGCCGGCCAGGTCGTCGCGGAGGCTGCGATGGAGCTGGTGGAGGAGGGGCCGATCCTCGTTGTGGCCGGGCCCGGCAACAATGGTGGCGACGGTTTCGTGGCGGCGGCGGAGCTGTCGGCGCGCGGCCGCGAGGTTTCGGTGATGCTGTTGTGCGAGCGGGAGAGCCTGCAGGGCGACGCGGCCTCCGCGGCGAAGGGGTGGAAACATCCGCTGTTGCCGTTCAATCCGCAGGCGATCGGCAAGCCCGCTCTGATCATCGATGCGCTGTTCGGGGCCGGTCTCGACCGGCCGGTCAAGGGCGAAGCGCATGACGTGATCGAGGCGATCAACGCCAACGGCGCGCCGGTTCTCGCCGTCGATCTGCCGAGCGGCATCAACGGCACCAGCGGATCCGTCATGGGCATCGCGGTTCGCGCCGCCGAGACCGTCACCTTTTTCCGGCGCAAGCCCGCGCATTTACTGTTGCCCGGCCGCGTGCATTGCGGCCGCGTGCGCGTCGCCGATATCGGCATCGATCTCGCAGTGCTTGCGGAAATTGCCCCGCGGACGTTCGAGAACATCCCGGACACCTGGCGCGAATCGTTTCCGGTGCCGAAAATCGAGGGACACAAATACGCCCGCGGCCACACCGTCGTCGTTTCCGGCGACATCGCAGCGACGGGAGCCGCGCGGATGTCGGCGCGCGGCGCGTTGCGGGCGGGCGCCGGCCTCGTTACGCTGGCCTCGCCGCGCGACGCACTCACCGTCAACGCCGCGGCGCTGACCGCGGTGATGGTCCGCCCCATCGACACCACGATCGAGTTCGCCGAACTCCTGACCGACAAGCGTCTCAACGCTTGCGTGATCGGACCGGGGGCGGGTCCCGGCGAGCGGACCCGCGATTTCGTGCTCACCGCGCTGACGGCGCAACGCGGCCTGGTGCTCGATGCGGACGCCCTGACGAGTTTTGCCGAAGCACCTGAACATCTGTTCGAAGCGATTAAAGCATCGCACGATCCGCAGGTCGTTCTGACCCCGCATGAGGGAGAATTTCCCCGCCTGTTCAGCGACATCAGCAACAAACATCCACTTCGCTCGAAGCTCGAAAGGGTGCGGGCAGCCGCCGAACGCGCGGGCAGCGTCGTGCTGCTCAAGGGACCGGATACGGTGGTGGCGTCACCCGATGGGCGCGCCACCATCGCCGCCAACGCGCCGCCCTGGCTCGCCACCGCGGGCGCCGGCGACGTGCTGTCAGGGATGATCGCAGGTCTGCTGGCACAGGGTGTGCCGGCGTTCGAGGCCGCCTCGATCGGGGTCTGGATGCATGGCGAGGCCGCGCGCGAGGCCGGTCCGGGACTTATCGCGGAAGACCTGCCGGAGACGCTGCCGGCTGTGTTCCGCAGCCTCTATGACGCGTTCGGCATCGAGTATTGA
- a CDS encoding P-II family nitrogen regulator, with protein sequence MKKIEAIIKPFKLDEVKEALQEVGLQGITVTEAKGFGRQKGHAELYRGAEYIVDFLPKVKIEIVIGDDLVERAIDAIRRAAQTGRIGDGKIFVSNIEEAIRIRTGESGLDAI encoded by the coding sequence GTGAAGAAGATCGAAGCCATCATCAAGCCATTCAAGCTCGACGAGGTAAAGGAAGCGCTCCAGGAAGTCGGACTGCAAGGCATTACCGTAACCGAGGCCAAGGGTTTCGGACGCCAGAAGGGGCACGCCGAACTCTATCGCGGTGCGGAATATATCGTGGACTTCCTGCCCAAGGTGAAGATCGAGATCGTGATCGGGGACGACCTGGTCGAGCGGGCGATCGACGCCATCAGGCGCGCGGCCCAGACCGGGCGCATCGGCGACGGCAAGATCTTCGTGTCCAACATCGAGGAAGCCATCCGCATCAGGACAGGCGAATCCGGGCTGGACGCCATCTGA
- the glnA gene encoding type I glutamate--ammonia ligase: MKTAKDVLKSIKDNDVKYVDLRFTDPRGKWQHVTFDVGMIEEETFAEGLMFDGSSIAGWKAINESDMCLMPDPVTATIDPFFAETTLVITCDVLEPTTGEPYNRDPRGMAKKAEAMVKSMGVGDTVFFGPEAEFFVFDDVRYQTTPYNTGFKLDSVELPINSDTEYEGGNLGHRIRTKAGYFPVPPQDSVQDMRSEMLGAMAKMGVKVEKHHHEVASAQHELGMKFDTLTLMADQMQIYKYCIHQVAHIYGKTATFMPKPVYGDNGSGMHCHQSIWKDGKPVFAGNKYADLSETCLSYIAGIIKHAKAINAFTNPSTNSYKRLVPGYEAPVLLAYSARNRSASCRIPYTSNPKAKRVEVRFPDPMANPYLGFAAMLMAGLDGVKNKLDPGPAMDKDLYDLPKEELKQIPTVCGSLREALENLDKDRAFLKNGGVFDDDFIDAYIELKMTEVERFEMTPHPVEFDMYYSL; the protein is encoded by the coding sequence ATGAAGACCGCCAAAGACGTCCTGAAATCGATCAAGGACAACGACGTCAAATACGTCGACCTGCGCTTTACCGATCCGCGCGGCAAGTGGCAGCATGTGACTTTCGACGTCGGGATGATCGAAGAGGAAACGTTCGCCGAAGGCCTCATGTTTGACGGCTCCTCGATCGCCGGCTGGAAGGCAATCAACGAATCCGACATGTGCCTGATGCCCGATCCGGTCACCGCGACGATCGATCCGTTCTTCGCCGAGACCACCCTGGTCATCACCTGCGACGTGCTGGAACCGACCACCGGCGAACCCTACAACCGCGACCCGCGCGGCATGGCCAAGAAGGCCGAGGCGATGGTCAAGTCGATGGGCGTCGGCGACACCGTGTTCTTCGGACCGGAAGCCGAATTCTTCGTGTTCGACGACGTGCGCTACCAGACCACGCCTTACAACACCGGCTTCAAGCTGGATTCGGTCGAACTGCCGATCAATTCGGACACCGAATATGAGGGCGGCAATCTCGGTCACCGCATCCGCACCAAGGCCGGCTACTTCCCGGTGCCGCCGCAGGACTCGGTGCAGGACATGCGCTCGGAAATGCTCGGCGCGATGGCCAAGATGGGCGTCAAGGTCGAGAAGCATCACCACGAAGTCGCCTCCGCCCAGCACGAGCTCGGCATGAAGTTCGACACGCTGACGCTGATGGCCGACCAGATGCAGATCTACAAATATTGCATCCATCAGGTCGCCCACATCTACGGCAAGACCGCCACCTTCATGCCGAAGCCGGTGTATGGCGACAACGGCTCGGGCATGCACTGCCACCAGTCGATCTGGAAGGACGGCAAGCCGGTGTTCGCCGGCAACAAATACGCCGACCTCTCGGAGACCTGCCTGTCCTACATCGCCGGCATCATCAAGCACGCCAAGGCGATCAACGCCTTCACCAACCCGTCGACCAACTCCTACAAGCGTCTGGTCCCGGGCTACGAGGCGCCGGTGCTGCTCGCCTACTCCGCGCGCAACCGCTCGGCTTCGTGCCGCATCCCCTACACCTCGAACCCGAAGGCCAAGCGCGTCGAGGTGCGTTTCCCCGATCCGATGGCCAATCCCTATCTCGGCTTCGCCGCGATGCTGATGGCCGGCCTCGACGGCGTCAAGAACAAGCTCGATCCGGGCCCGGCGATGGACAAGGATCTGTACGATCTGCCGAAGGAAGAGCTGAAGCAGATTCCAACCGTCTGCGGCTCGCTGCGCGAGGCGCTGGAAAATCTCGACAAGGACCGCGCCTTCCTCAAGAACGGCGGCGTGTTCGACGACGACTTCATCGACGCCTATATCGAGCTGAAGATGACCGAAGTCGAGCGCTTCGAAATGACCCCGCATCCGGTCGAATTCGACATGTACTACTCGCTGTGA
- a CDS encoding gamma-glutamyl-gamma-aminobutyrate hydrolase family protein, producing the protein MKRPVVGVIGNAYRIENRFATQMVGERNLRAVAEVSGALPLMFAGCPDITDIGALLDTVDGVVLTGARANVHPTRFGTEPDPRHEPYDIKRDDLALALSEACVARGVPLFGICRGLQEMNVAFGGSLHPEIRELPGRMNHRMPRLENGEIHPDPKVIFADRHEVSLVPGGAFAQILKCESIRVNSLHGQGILEPGKRVVIEGVAEDGTIEAIRIADAPGFALGVQWHAEYDPQRNPINRALFEAFGEALVAQKR; encoded by the coding sequence ATGAAAAGGCCGGTGGTCGGGGTTATCGGAAACGCCTACCGCATCGAAAATCGATTTGCGACACAGATGGTCGGAGAGCGCAATCTCCGCGCGGTCGCCGAGGTTTCGGGCGCGCTGCCACTGATGTTCGCCGGCTGCCCCGATATCACCGATATCGGCGCGTTGCTGGATACCGTCGACGGCGTGGTGCTGACCGGCGCCCGCGCTAATGTCCACCCGACGCGGTTCGGCACCGAGCCGGATCCCCGCCATGAACCCTACGACATCAAGCGCGACGATCTGGCGCTGGCGCTGTCGGAAGCCTGTGTCGCCCGCGGCGTGCCGCTGTTCGGGATCTGCCGCGGCCTGCAGGAGATGAACGTCGCCTTCGGCGGCTCGCTGCATCCGGAAATCCGCGAGCTGCCCGGCCGGATGAACCACCGCATGCCGCGGCTGGAGAACGGTGAAATCCACCCCGATCCCAAGGTCATCTTCGCCGACCGCCACGAGGTCAGCCTCGTTCCCGGCGGCGCGTTTGCGCAAATCCTCAAATGCGAGAGCATCCGCGTCAACTCGTTGCACGGCCAGGGGATCCTCGAGCCGGGCAAGCGGGTCGTGATCGAGGGCGTCGCGGAGGACGGCACCATTGAGGCGATCCGGATCGCCGACGCGCCAGGCTTTGCGCTCGGCGTGCAGTGGCACGCCGAATACGATCCGCAGCGCAACCCGATCAACCGGGCGCTGTTCGAGGCTTTCGGCGAGGCACTGGTGGCGCAGAAGCGTTAG
- a CDS encoding AI-2E family transporter → MVAVSAREPRPSRNDLAWAISVGGIGIVGFATLLLFTWYYSATLFLIFAGMLLGVALNALTAMLGRIVKLPHPLRLTIVCLVLATLLSGVVFLGGATIAQQATALSDTIKGQLVGVKAFLERNGIDTSYFELGNSSATPASSTSATPSPAPTHNLPSAGALASSGGAIVSQTFKLLLGTLSAVGNFFIVLFLGLTFAAQPGVYRSGLLFMVPARHRARATVIVDRIGETLERWLIAQIITMFVVFVVTWIGLSIIGVQGSFILGIQAGLLTFIPTVGALIGGLIVVLASLASGWVAAFSAFLLFLGIHALESYILTPMLQRQALEIPPATLFAFQILLGVVFGIWGLALALPLMAIVKVIIDYFKSDEATVEPVAA, encoded by the coding sequence ATGGTAGCAGTATCGGCTCGCGAACCTCGTCCGTCCCGCAACGACCTGGCATGGGCGATATCGGTCGGCGGCATCGGTATTGTCGGCTTTGCCACCCTGCTGCTGTTCACCTGGTACTATTCCGCGACACTGTTTCTGATTTTCGCGGGCATGCTGCTCGGCGTCGCGCTCAACGCCCTGACCGCGATGCTCGGCCGCATCGTCAAGCTGCCGCATCCGCTGCGGCTGACCATCGTCTGCCTGGTGCTGGCGACGTTGTTGTCGGGCGTGGTCTTCCTCGGCGGCGCCACCATCGCGCAACAGGCCACCGCGCTGAGCGATACGATCAAGGGACAATTGGTCGGCGTCAAAGCCTTCCTGGAGCGCAACGGCATCGATACCAGCTATTTCGAGCTCGGCAATTCCAGCGCGACACCGGCTTCGTCGACATCGGCAACGCCGAGCCCCGCACCAACGCATAACCTACCGAGCGCAGGCGCGCTGGCCTCCAGCGGCGGCGCGATCGTCAGCCAGACCTTCAAATTGCTGCTGGGCACCCTGAGCGCCGTCGGCAATTTCTTCATCGTCCTGTTTCTCGGACTGACCTTCGCGGCGCAGCCGGGCGTCTATCGCAGCGGGCTGTTGTTCATGGTCCCGGCGCGGCATCGCGCCCGCGCCACTGTGATCGTCGACCGCATCGGCGAGACGCTGGAGCGCTGGCTGATCGCGCAGATCATCACCATGTTCGTGGTCTTCGTCGTCACCTGGATCGGCCTCTCCATCATCGGCGTCCAGGGGTCGTTCATCCTGGGCATCCAGGCCGGATTGCTCACGTTCATTCCGACCGTCGGCGCGCTGATCGGCGGCTTGATCGTGGTGCTCGCGAGCCTTGCGTCCGGATGGGTCGCGGCATTCAGCGCATTCCTGCTGTTCCTCGGCATCCATGCGCTGGAAAGCTATATTCTAACGCCGATGCTGCAGCGCCAGGCGCTGGAGATTCCGCCGGCCACGCTGTTTGCGTTCCAGATCCTGCTCGGCGTCGTATTCGGCATCTGGGGGCTGGCGCTGGCGCTGCCGCTGATGGCGATCGTGAAGGTCATAATCGATTATTTCAAATCCGACGAGGCCACGGTGGAGCCGGTCGCGGCCTGA
- a CDS encoding antibiotic biosynthesis monooxygenase family protein, producing the protein MITEIAQIDVKPGTEKDFEAAVAKARPLFLRAKGGKGFELHKSIEKPQRYRLMAKWETLENHTVDFRGSEDFAAWRGLVGQYFAAPPEVEHTETVLTSAG; encoded by the coding sequence ATGATCACCGAAATCGCCCAAATCGACGTCAAGCCCGGCACCGAGAAGGATTTCGAAGCAGCAGTCGCCAAAGCGCGTCCGCTGTTCCTGCGCGCCAAGGGCGGCAAGGGTTTTGAACTGCACAAGTCGATCGAGAAGCCGCAGCGCTACCGGTTGATGGCGAAGTGGGAGACGCTGGAAAATCACACCGTCGATTTCCGGGGCTCCGAGGATTTCGCTGCGTGGCGCGGGCTGGTCGGCCAGTATTTTGCCGCGCCGCCGGAGGTCGAACATACCGAGACGGTGCTGACCTCGGCGGGCTGA
- a CDS encoding GGDEF domain-containing protein, with amino-acid sequence MSLDTPTLYIVATMVAAMLGAMLLLFGKQENIRALKWWGSAYLLGAASVGIWTVTSGTLDEVLSLALNAVGFIACGMVWNASRVFHGRKPNLPGLVLGAIAWIAAAMTLAPPASMMRVTIGAGIVAFYAALTATELWTERRRPLQRRWPLIVVPVMHGFVLMLPILLGSLLDPHDGKFATSVWVTGFSVELVLYAIGTVFVIFILVSERAVIAHKNAASTDPLTGMFNRRGFAEASSRLIDREAHAGRPVTALIFDIDHFKSINDRFGHAAGDEVLKLFAVVVINTLRLSDLSGRVGGEEFAALLPCSLEDGVIAAERVRTAFANSGIEVETGPVDTTVSIGVAGGPAGTELEVLLAAADTALYQAKRTGRNRVEAAEELPLSLENQRRKKLGAQRQEPTGVVKLA; translated from the coding sequence ATGTCGCTCGATACCCCCACGCTTTACATCGTCGCCACCATGGTCGCGGCCATGCTGGGAGCCATGCTGCTGCTATTCGGCAAGCAGGAAAACATCCGGGCCCTGAAATGGTGGGGAAGCGCCTATCTGCTGGGCGCGGCCTCGGTCGGGATCTGGACGGTCACCAGCGGCACGCTCGACGAAGTGCTGTCGCTGGCGCTGAATGCTGTTGGCTTCATTGCCTGCGGCATGGTCTGGAACGCATCCCGCGTGTTCCACGGCCGCAAGCCCAATCTGCCGGGGCTGGTTCTGGGCGCCATCGCCTGGATCGCCGCCGCCATGACGCTGGCGCCGCCGGCCTCCATGATGCGGGTGACGATCGGCGCCGGCATTGTTGCCTTCTATGCGGCTCTGACGGCCACCGAGTTATGGACCGAGCGCCGCCGGCCGTTGCAACGGCGCTGGCCCCTGATCGTGGTGCCGGTCATGCATGGATTCGTGCTGATGCTGCCGATCCTGCTTGGCAGCCTGCTGGATCCCCACGATGGCAAGTTTGCCACCAGCGTCTGGGTGACCGGCTTCTCCGTCGAACTCGTGCTCTATGCCATCGGCACCGTGTTCGTCATCTTCATTCTGGTTTCCGAGCGCGCGGTGATCGCGCACAAGAACGCGGCGTCGACGGACCCGTTGACCGGCATGTTCAATCGCCGCGGGTTCGCGGAAGCCTCTTCGCGCCTGATCGATCGCGAAGCCCATGCCGGCCGTCCGGTGACGGCGCTGATTTTCGACATCGACCATTTCAAGTCAATCAACGACCGCTTCGGCCATGCCGCGGGCGACGAGGTTCTCAAACTATTTGCCGTCGTCGTGATCAACACGTTGCGGTTGTCGGACCTGTCCGGGCGCGTCGGCGGCGAGGAGTTCGCGGCCTTGCTGCCGTGTTCGCTGGAAGACGGCGTGATTGCCGCCGAAAGGGTGCGCACCGCTTTTGCGAATTCCGGAATCGAGGTGGAGACCGGCCCGGTCGATACCACCGTCAGCATCGGCGTCGCCGGCGGGCCGGCCGGTACCGAACTGGAGGTGCTGCTGGCGGCGGCCGATACCGCGCTCTATCAGGCCAAACGCACTGGCCGCAACCGGGTCGAGGCGGCCGAAGAGTTGCCGCTGTCGCTGGAAAACCAGCGCCGCAAGAAGTTGGGCGCCCAGCGCCAGGAGCCGACGGGCGTCGTCAAGCTGGCATGA
- the rpsI gene encoding 30S ribosomal protein S9: protein MSDTMQSLDQLSQLKPATPEAPKYVKKVDKYGRAYATGKRKDAVARVWIKPGAGKIVVNTREVETYFARPVLRMMIQQPLVAAARAGQYDVICTVTGGGLSGQAGAVRHGISKALTYFEPDLRGVLKKGGFLTRDSRTVERKKYGRAKARKSFQFSKR, encoded by the coding sequence ATGTCCGATACCATGCAGTCGCTCGACCAGCTGTCGCAGCTGAAGCCGGCCACGCCGGAAGCGCCGAAATACGTCAAGAAGGTCGATAAATACGGCCGCGCCTACGCCACCGGCAAACGCAAGGACGCGGTCGCCCGCGTCTGGATCAAGCCCGGCGCCGGCAAGATCGTCGTCAACACCCGCGAGGTCGAAACCTATTTCGCCCGTCCCGTGTTGCGGATGATGATCCAGCAGCCGCTGGTCGCCGCCGCCCGTGCGGGCCAGTACGACGTGATCTGCACCGTGACCGGTGGCGGTCTGTCGGGCCAGGCCGGCGCGGTGCGTCACGGCATCTCGAAGGCGCTGACCTATTTCGAACCGGATCTGCGCGGCGTTCTCAAGAAGGGCGGTTTCCTCACCCGCGACTCCCGTACCGTCGAGCGCAAGAAGTACGGCCGCGCCAAGGCGCGCAAATCGTTCCAGTTCTCGAAACGTTAA
- the rplM gene encoding 50S ribosomal protein L13, which translates to MKTFSAKPAEVTKKWVLIDAKGLVVGRLASLVAMRLRGKHLPTYTPHVDCGDHVIIINAAHAVLTGRKRENKVYYNHTGFIGGIKERTAKSILEGRFPERVVEKAIERMIPRGPLGRVQLGNLRVYPGPEHPHEAQQPETIDIASMNRKNMRAA; encoded by the coding sequence ATGAAAACGTTTTCGGCAAAGCCCGCCGAGGTGACGAAGAAGTGGGTGCTGATCGACGCCAAAGGTCTGGTGGTCGGCCGGCTCGCTTCCCTGGTCGCGATGCGCCTTCGCGGCAAACACCTCCCGACCTATACCCCACACGTCGATTGCGGCGACCATGTCATCATCATCAACGCGGCGCATGCGGTGCTCACCGGGCGCAAGCGCGAGAACAAGGTCTATTACAATCACACCGGCTTCATCGGCGGCATCAAGGAACGCACCGCCAAGTCGATCCTCGAGGGTCGTTTCCCCGAGCGCGTGGTCGAGAAGGCCATCGAGCGCATGATTCCGCGCGGGCCGCTTGGCCGCGTTCAGCTCGGTAATCTGCGCGTTTATCCCGGCCCCGAGCATCCGCACGAGGCCCAGCAACCCGAGACGATCGATATCGCTTCGATGAATCGCAAGAACATGAGGGCCGCATAA